Below is a genomic region from Rhododendron vialii isolate Sample 1 chromosome 5a, ASM3025357v1.
ACATCTATCTTATTGTGCATGGATTCAGTTCTTATTTATCATTACTTGTCCTGTAAGTTGCTTCAACATCACCATTTCACAATGCATGCTTATTTCATGAACAAGTATCTCATAAAAAGTTCTAGATCTGTTGTTTATTATGTAACAAACAGTTGTTGATAATGTCTGACTTGTGGTCATCTGCAGGCATATCTATTCTTGTTGCAACTCCTGGGCGCCTTTTGGATCATCTAAAAAATACAGCATCATTCGTGTACTCAAATTTGCGATGGATAATATTTGATGAAGCAGATATGTAATCGCTACATCCGAAAGCTgcaatattgtatatttttttcatcgttACCTTGTTCTCCCTGAGGTCTTTCATTTTCACTGACTTTGGTTATGCACCTTAACAGGATTCTGGAATTAGGATTCGGTAAAGACATAGAAGAGATACTTGAACTGTTGGGTTCCAGGCAAAACAAGTCCGTTAGCAAGGAGaagcaaatttcaaaaattgctGAATTTCAGAGACAAAATTTGCTTTTGTCAGCTACACTAAATGACAAAGTAAATAATCTTGCTAAAATAAGTTTAGAAAATCCTATAATGATTGGTCTTGATGACAAGACGTTGCAAATAAGTCCGTCCCTTGAAGGTTTGAAATCTTTTGGATCTGATGTGGAGAATGAGTTAGAGGACTTGGAAAAGATAGTTAGATCCTCAAATGATGAGTATAAGCTTCCAGTTCAGTTATTTCAGAGATATGTTAAAGGTAAATGTGATAGAGTCCAATATGGCACCTTTGATAACGATGTGACTTAGGAGTTCTGACTAGATTTTCTCTGCAGTGCCCTGTGGTTCGCGACTTGTTGCCCTTCTATCCATTCTGAAGTCTCTTTTTGAGCGAGAATCATCCTATAAGGTAAGTCCATCCTTTTATTTCCAAACTCCTCGTTGTTCTACACTTGCTGTGACGATGTTCCTTTGTATAAATTCTGCACATTTAGTTCGCATAAGAATTGTGCTTGCTAATGTATTCATGGTTTGGTAGGTTATTGAACTACAGCCCTACTTTTCCCTCTCTGTTCTTTGAACCTTATTCACATTTGCAACGCTATGAGTGAATCGTAGAAGATATTTCCTTTCATTCCTAGTAGTCGTGTGCATAACATCTGTCACAAAGCTGCTCTGGCAACCAAATGCAACTGACTTAGAAGTAGGGAGGTCATTATGAACTCAGTTAACATCCCTCGTCATGATCAACATATCTGCATTTAGTTCCAAGTACTGCTTACAGTGATACTTTCTTTAACTCTGGAGaatatcaatctctctctctctctctctctctctctctctctctaagagaATATCATATTCATCATTTGAACTAACCCATTAGAGAAAATTGTATTACGTAAGTGtatgattctctctctctctctaagagaATATCATATTCATCATTTGAACTAACCCATTAGAGAAAATTGTATTACTTAAGTGTGTGATTTATTCTAGCTTGTCATGTTGTCTCATGCATTTATTTTACAGATTGTGGTGTTCTTTTCAACATGCAATGCTGTTGATTTTCACTATTCACTGCTCAGTGAATTCCCATCGCTTTCCAAAATGCAATCAGAAGCAGAAGTTTTGCAACTATTTCTGAAATGCAAATTGTTTAGGTTACATGGAAACATGAAGCATGAGGACCGTAGAACTACATTCCAGTCCTTCAAAACAGAGAAATCAGCCCTTCTCTTGTCCACAGATGTTGCTGCTAGAGGGTTGGATTTCCCAAAAGTTAGATGCATTATACAGTATGATTCTCCAGGGGAAGCTACTGAATATGTGCACAGGTACCTTTTGTTAGTAAAGTTCTCCATTTTATTCCGGTGGCTgccaaatttattttattttgccttCCTGGGTAAGTTTATTCTCTGCATGCACACACGTGTGCTGATGTGAACATCGTTTTGCAATTAGCAGTTCTAGATGAGTGTGCTTGTATCTGCCACTGACTTTGTGTTTCAGACGCTTTATACACCAGAACAGTCTTTGACAGATCAATCTCATTTGAGTGTCTTGACCGTAGAGAAGAATCGTTTAAGTTTTGTATCGCTTAACAACCTCGTGCATGCCACATGTTAACAGTAATTTCTTGATTTATTAGCTGATTATCCTACCCTGGAAGTTGTATATGCCTGGTCTGTTAAAACTAAAATCCAGTTCCTGTGTCATGTCGGGCTTGTCAAGATTACCTTTTAAATGGCAAAGATTATAAAGGTTTCATGCCATCATTGATCTGTGTTGCAGAGTTGGAAGAACTGCTCGCTTGGGGGAAAGGGGAGATTCTTTGTTATTTCTACAACCAGTTGAGATGGATTATTTGCAAGAACTGGAGAAACATGGCGTGTCACTAACGGAGTATCCCCTTCTCAAAGTGTTCGATAGTTTTCCGTTATATAGTCAGAagcaaaaagtcaaaaagtttaTTTCTGTAGAGATGCATCCCTGGGTGCTTAATTTGCAGAAGACACTTGAATCCTTTGTCACAGCAGAGGTATGAATCTCGTtaatggatcttgtttaaattTAGAGATCATAGTTTCCGTCTTTTGTGGACCTGACTCTAGACAATCGTCAatctcttttttggttttatacATCCCGGAAACTTATGTTCTCTTGATCAACAGCTATCTCTCCAAAGTACACAAATACCCGCTTTCTTCTCCACCCCCTTTTCTTTCATGTAAGTTGTGGAATGGGGTTTCTGACTGTTCGTAATATTTAAGGAGTCCCGAGCAAGGGAAGCAAATTTAAATGGATATATTATCTTTTCTCAGTTTTCAGGCAGATATTTGCTTATATGGAAACGTACTTGTACTTTGCAAATCTGACTTGGTTATTATAGTCACTAATCAAATAAGTTAAAATCGTCACTGTAGTTGaataaatgatatttttcacAAGTACATACTTGGATGTTAGAACATGTGGTTTGCCTTCTGGGCCAGGAACTTTTTGAGGTTAAGCAGTAGAAATCCATCATACGGCTGCGCCAACTCGCATCCAGCTTCTGTTGACTCCATTTACTCTTCATTGACATCTTTCATCTTTTCAGTTGGTTCAGTGATTTATTAATTTCATAATTTGAATCCAAGATCAAGATCAAAGGACTACATTCATTTTATGCACTCTAAATTGATGTTTTGCTTATGTCTTATCTCAGCCCCAGAGGAAGAAGTTGGCTAAAGATGCATTTTGTTCTTGGGTCCGTGCATACACAGCCCATCGTGGTGAACTAAAAAGTATTTTCATGGTGAAAAAACTTCACTTGGGGCATGTTGCGAGAAGTTTTGCTTTGAAAGAACAACCCTCGTTGGTTGGCCAATCGTTTCAAATTCAGtcaaagaagaggaagagggatcaaaatcaaaaggaaCTATCAAAAAAGAGGAAGGGTGCCAGAAAATCATGATTTCGGGCCACAAGGCAGATTGCTTGCCATACGTCCAGTGGGCAGGTTGCAGAGTGATACATATATTGCCCGGAATTCACCAGTTTTGGCTGTTCTGAGTCGGTGGATGGCGTGGGTCATTTGCTCATATGCTGCATGAGGGGCGGCAAAAGACGGCAATCTTGTATTGTATTTTCATTGTGACTGAATCACTTTGGTCTGGTTGTGTACTTAAATTTATTGTTAATTGCAGAGTCATAGATCATTCTCAGTTTTAACTTCGATTTTGAAATGCAAATTTTGTACTagctcaattatttttttttggtacttcggaatatcAAAGCTCGATTATTGCTTACTGAAACTACTGGAATTGTTTTCTCAGGCTCCGTTctggaacaaaaaataagtccttattttttaagaaagcaatttcaagctaaaaatttatgagtttattaaaatttaaaaatatgcaatatggatcttatttggaaGATCTCTGAGATCTTTTATTCgacacaaaaaaattaaaaaattattttttatttactttatttttagtttaaaaatatgaaataagctgtttatctTTTATGAAGATTTTTGAAACGGAGCCTCAGATTCCTCTACATTTGACATTGTCCTATCTGTCAGTGGTCTTTTCAGCCCTCAACTAGTCAACCTTTTGCTTCCCACAATGTCACAACCCACAACCCGATGGGACTCAGATTTTTGACTGGGCGCACCGCAGGGAATTGCACGCGTATGCGGCTGGATGCCCATAAACACAATGATGGTTGATGAGGTGATCATCCTCCCACGTCAGGTGAGTTTTTTTGGATCCCCTGCTTCTGGTCTATTTCACTTTTGGGTCCACAATAGCCAATTAGCCATTACAGAATGGTCACAATGGGCCATTGTCCAATTAATTTTTGGCCCGGAACTCTTGGCCCACTTCGTGTCCTAATTTCTTTCATTGAAAACGCCCTTTCAATATGCTGTCAACTTCTTATCTCCTTGATGAGTTGTTTGTGATTTGGTTCTTCATTTTTGTTATCCTTGGGGAAATGGAAAAGTAAAACCAACAACTTTACTTGTTGCACTTCATCAAACGTTTAGTATTTCATGATTATGCCTAACGACTATGTTGGCAGGCCAGTCTTAGTTTTAGAAGACAAAATTATGCTCGAAACGAGTATTCTCAGTAAGCCATTTAATTTTTTGCTGATCGATCTTTTGATGATTTCTAGATAACTGGGTACTATTCCGAAAGTAAATTCCTAACCAGTTCTTGAAATAGCATTACTGTCGGGTCTTGAATCCAAATTATAGCTTCGTCGATATTACTTGAACGAATATGACCTCAAATGTTCCCAAAATGGCTCTCTTTCCTGTGGAGCTTTAAATCCGTAACATACGATGATGGAGTGGTAATATACAGATTCTACAAACACAGAGGGAATTTTGTATTATCACCTGTAGTCCTCTTACCCGGCCAAATTAAGGAATAATGTTCTAAGAAGACGTGGGATGCCCCTTTTGGTGTGTGACAAGGGTATGTTTGGAAATACGTGACCTGCCTAGGTACTGAGCAAtcctatattcaaatgatgtcTTTGCTAATAAATATGTCAGAAATAAAGGGCTCAATAATTCAAGAATCAAGATTTACTACCCCAGAAGAAAGATGCAAAGCCAATATTGCACAGAAGGCAGTGGGAATTAATAGGACCCCCACGTGAAGAGCAATAACAGAACACAAATAAACTAAGTCCAATTAACAGCCCGGttgaaggaaggaaggaaggtgGGTACGAAAGAAACACGGTAGAATTATTTAAGGTATCCCTTGTCGGTGTTTAAATGCATTGAGCAGCTGGCCAGCTCTTGCGTACCCTTTAAAGCAACAAGGATAGGAAAACAACATACTCCGTAGTAAACAATACAGCAATCATGCCCGGCTTCTCGCATGAAAATAGGGTTTAAATGAAATGTGGTTTGGTTAGTTGAGGACTTTGTGGGTGCTGGAATATCTAACATTGAGGTGGCTAATGGCTTAACTTAAAAGACTTGGGAGACGAAACAATTGGGTAAATACTATCACAAATACATATAAttctcttaaaaaaattgaattgaattgagtTCTAGCTAGTGTCAAATTTAATTTTGCAAGTCGCTTGTGTTTGGGAATCCCGATTTTATTTGATCACATAGTGAAGTATTCTTCACCTACCGTCAACGAAAATTAGAACGGTCCGTTTTGCCTCTAGATCTCCGATCTATGGTATCAAGGTTTGTTGTTGAGTTGCGGCGAGGTCAATCTTCAACGGCGGCTTTGTCCGACGATAGTGGGCTTGTTCTGATCTGTCTCTCCCCCTTGTCTTTGCCAGATCTAGTGAGCTGGGGCCGGAGGGAGAGGCAAATAAAGATTGAGGTTGGGAAGAGAGTTTTTATTTCCAGCTTAGTGTTGGGTCTCCCCATTTCCGGCGAGCAGTTTgagtttttagatttttttcttgttggtgAGATTTGATCCCCAGGTGCGTTTCTACATAATTGATTCAGTTAGTCGCGTTTGATGGGAATAGTAATGCTTCGCAACATCTTCTAGTCGGCTTATGTTGATTCAGTTGCGTTGGTGCTCTCACTCCATCACGTAGAAACATTGTCGTTGCTTTCCTAGCTCGAGACTATTGCCCAGTTTGGATgagttttcaaaacaaaattggattttatttttagagtaatgagtgaagaggaaAAGTAGGATAATAATTTGAGATATGGATTAttgtggagagagataaagagagaaatgagaataatgattggagataggagATAGAAGTAATGAATGGatagagaaatgaaagaaataattgaaaataagaataatgagtgttttttgagttagaaaatatttttctaagtgGCTGTTATTTTGCTTATGGTTTGTTACTGTAGTTCATTTTGGTTCGATCCTTATATATGGATTAGCAGTTTGCTTTTGTGTATTATTTTCGGTTTTTGTAATCCCTCCCTGCTTTGGGAGCTCCCCTCAGCTGGTTTTCAGCTTCGCAATGAAATATCCATTTTAGAAACAAGATTCTATTAATTCGTAAATTGTTTTTACAAAACCATAAACTCTTCTTGGGATAGATCTGACAAGGCTAGGTAGCTGTTGAAGCACGCCCAGGAACACCCGATAATTTACTCCTCTGGAAAACCGCTAGAGAGAAGGTTTCCTGACTTCCTTGCGTGGTTTTCTGCCTTTATAAAATCTACCCCTATATCTATATATCTACATCATAGTAGTTGTCTGTATACGTAtggagaatatatatatatagttcattCATATTTATGTGCTCAAATTCTGATCATACATTACCATATGCTATTGGAATGGATTCTaatactagctagctagctgtCAAAGTTTTACGGCATACACTATACACAAGATTGTGTCTGAGATTGGAGTTGAAATATAATGTATATTAGTAATATTAATTGTCATAATTAATCGACAATACTATTGTTATTCTCGATCATCTCCGTGAGTACGTTACCTCCATTAACGATAATTAAGAGAATGATAGagatactatatatatatgctccGGCATCACTTTCAATCGCCGCAAACCTGACCTCGGAAACTACGTAGGCGTCGCGGGTTGTCAttggtaatgtaccattttcaCATGTCAAAACGTACAGTCGCTCTTCTTAACAACCATTGTTGGTTGCCTTCGTTATATTGCAAAATGTTTTAGTAGCGGTATTGCCGTTACAGCACTGTCAATTTCCTCCATATGCATCAATGCTTTTCGTTTCTTCCCatcatagtatttttttttcaccaaaatctTATCAAAGATTTTCGTCACTGCAAACTCCTCATCAATAATGTCAATCAACTCTACACAACGATTGGTCTTTCCTCGATATATCCTTTGTCGagttcttaataaaattttgtcgcctatcaaaaaaaaaaaaaaaatctctacaTAACAATTAACTTAGTTATTTTGTAGGGATCATTTAATATGGTAGGTTCTGGTATCTGGATTATTGCTATATGATTATGCATTGTTGAGGTTCCATAATGTCGGTTCATTAAatctatctatattataaagGGAGAGTAACTTTTGGCGTGGACTCATTCTTGAAACTGGCTCACACTTTTGAATGCCTAAAATATCCTCACTACAATAGATTCCTTTGAGTTTCTAGTTTAAATCTCAGACGTAAAATTGTAAGCTCACACGACAGTTGCATACATGCATTAGAAACAACTACGGCACTACCCTATTGTGCATTCTATGACTTGCTAAATTATATGCAAAAtttgacttgcacacgcatcgcatGTGCCATAGCCTCTAGTACTTATCTAATATTGATATCAGTCATATATCTAATAAATATATGGTGGTGGCTAATTGGTGATCCGGATCATCTGTAAGAATTTTCTCCCATCTCGATCATCGCATGAGGGTTTCAATAATGAGCTATCGAGTGAAATAAAAACATATTACGCCTTTGGGTGGGCTCTAGACCATGATACGAACGTACAGAAAATCATATAAACAGAAAAATGGGAAGGAGATGATCAAACGCTCCTTCTAGATCCCAGCCTAGCTCACACACTTACTGATCCTTATTGATCTTTATCCTAAAGTTGGCAAAATGGGAGTGGAAGATGATTGATTGAACCCTACACCCGGGCCGGCCATATCATCACACCCACCTTTAATTATAATGGCGCAATAAAGGTTTGGGGGTGCCCCACGGATATGAAGGCAGTATATTGTGGCTACTCTTTCCTCAGTGGATACTACAAAATGCTTTCAACTGCCCTTTGCTTCTTATCAGATCTTGTTTAATCACCTGGATGTCGACCTCACATCACTGGCTCTATTATCAGAATCAGCATCACAAGCTTGACTATACCACAATTTCTTGGAGAAAGGGGGACCCTGCTGACTGCTGTGCCAGCCATATGGACCTCGTCCCGAGTTCAAAAACGTATAGGATCCAAAATATTTATCTTGTAGCGCTCGACGCATTTAACAACCTTGTAAAACGTGTACCAAAGTTAATAATTCAGGGTTTCTCTCATACAACATACGAGTAGCTTTTATTTTTAAGGTTTAAAATTTACAGTTTTGTAGCACATAAAGCTCAAATAGAAAGCTGGGTTAAGCTACATCATCCCAACCACCCAAAATAGATATCGAACTCATCATTGAACCCATAATCTCACAACACTTATTTAAAGATGGAGAGAGTATATCTGTTTACATCGCATTGAGAGTAAACTTATTAGTTTGTTCTTGTTTAAAGGCTCAACTGGACGTTATGAAGTGTGAAGCTTGATGATAATAGTGAAGATTATACACTATATATGTGTGTCAATTATAGTGTTATctggtggggtatatataaaaggaaaattctTAAATCAGCTTAATGGGCAGACAATAATAAATATGTGAATGTGTATCAAAGGGTGTACAAAGTACatagaaatatgtgttttccttgtcttctagtgtacttatcgtcagcccagtgagctgacaataacaagaccGTATATAAAAATGTCAATTTAGTTGTTTATCTATTTTATTCTTTGCAGTAATCATAACTATTGTATTAGTAGAGGCTACTTTGAGTTAAGGCTCAAGAGGCGGCCGACTTAAGCCTCtacataaatataaaattagGGTCCCAAATTATTTTTAGTATCcaatatttaaatttgaaaaaaaaaaaaacagtactgATCGAGCATGTAAGCCAAAAAGGATAAATTAGGACCCCTTGTTCGTAATTCGCTTTAGGCTCCCGAAATGTCCGGTCCAGCCTTTGTGTATTAGGTTTCGTAATTTCTTACCATTAACCGCGAAAGAGATATATTCTCTCCCTTGATAATTAAGTAGTAAGAAATTTGTGTAGGGACCATatcttttttttgtagaaatTAATGGTTGGTGGATCCATCAGAAGCGATGCACGTCCTATCACTGTCTGTAGATACACTTTTATGCACTCAAACTGAATGGAGATCCTAGACGATGATGTACTTATATAAAAGTTTTAATTAGGTATAGTTAATTAAGCAGCTAGAGAAGAGAATAATCTCTCATGCATGATCATTAGCTTACAAAGAAAAGCACTCTTGTACATTAATtcttcgatcttcttcttcCAGCTGCATGCTTCATGGGTTGATTCTGATtctttggttctctctctctctctctctctctctctctctctcgacacaTTTGAATGACACCCATGTGCACTCCTAAAAGACCCCATCGAATATCGATCATTCATGAATTTGGCATGCAAGTCGAGTGGCCACGCCAAATAGTTTATTTGCTTTAGGGCTGGAATCATACCATTTTCTTTCCACTCCTTAATTAATGCTGTTAAATCCGGCCAatattattctctctctctctctctctctctctctctctctctctctctctctctctctctctctctctctctcgtgtgtgTGTATTATATTTACTTTCCCAGCAGGGGAATCTACACAAAAGATCACTTGGCAGATCTCATCAGGCATCTTATAGTACTACTTGTCATTGATTGCAAACATGTGGTCGCCCCCACTTATTTTTTAACCTCAACTTTCACATTTTGTACTAATTTGTTGTAGGTAACATAGAGTTCTCTCTTCAATTTAGAGGTGACAGAGAGAATAAAACCATTCCAATATATGTTATGGTCGGCGGTCGCATAAGGATGATGGACTTATGGGTAGATAGGTGTAATTGATGAATTTTTCTAGATTATTCATTGGTACATACAATGGCAGAAtggtcccaattttttttccctctgatTACAAGCAACAGAAGAATACATGCATGTATCTGAATTACATAACAAAACATAAGCCAATAGTCATACTAAATAATCCGTTTTGCTTTTGACATTGACGGACCCCCTGATCTCTCTTATATAACAGAGGCGTCCTAAGCTAAGGCTCAAGAGACAACTGCTTAGGCGCCCCAAAAAAATGTACTAGAATTCAGGGCCCCAAAGTATTTTTAGCATCCAATATCTAAGCTTAAAAAGATGTCGGTACCGAACATTTAAGCCAACAAGGAAAATTAGGGCCACTCGTTCGAAATTCACTATAGACCCCTAAAATTTCAATTAAGGCTACCTTTTATGGAGATGTACAAAGTGACCAACTGAGATAGCCCCACTTGATAAAGGGTGATCGTCCTCGATTTTTAACAATTGATTATTATACAAATTCagattttttctccaaattctACGTGTTTATCGCTATTCCGTTTTACTGCAAATACGGATGTGTGTCCTATAATtgaaatctcatttttttttaatcatattgaaATCTCGTTCTCGATCATACTTAAACAATCCCCTCCCTCTATCCACGTGCAAAGGTGGCATACAACATTGGCCATTGCCGATGCTTGATGTGTTAGGCAAAACTGTATTGTAATAAGAAAATAAATGtagataagcaaatttaacaacaatgttcaaaaaatatttttttactttttataaatTTGGCAATTGGTTTATCGGTTTTGTTATTGTCGGCTCATTAGATTGACGATAAGtacattaaaagacaaaaaaaatacgtatttttataaattttttacaccttttaatacacatttacttACTTACTATTGTCAAGCTCGTTATAATGATCTTAAAATTTTCCTtctatttgaaaacaaaaaaagctaCAGACCGTATGCACGTATGTAAAGCCATGCACGTGGAATGGGCACCGAGGGAGGCAGTAGTAGTACATTACATTATCAGAGTCCGCAGATCCGTACTAGCTATAGAAGTAGCATAGCATAGTAGGAGTAAATCAATTGAGaatcaaaaattgatgaaaaactggCAATGCATTGGCTGTTCTGGGGCCCACCCAGGAAGCAATCGGTACAACCGTACTACTAGTCTCATAGTAATACGAGTCCTTAGTCAcgtaaattttcaaaaatactatTACTTATGTGTTTTTGTTCTCAATTTGTGTATTGGGCTCGTGCTCTCAATATTCACTTTTGTaaattttaattgtttgagATGCAATTCAAAGACATTTAACGCTCGTGCTCTTATTCACACCTCATACAGACACGTTTATTATGTGACTTAAATGGTAACCAGCGATGAAAAAGGTGCTCAGAGGGTGTTAGCCACAAGAATTCAATTGATAACTGGGAAGATGGTTAACCCTAAAAATTCTGGTCGGAGTTGAGAAGGTAGTTGGCCCGACAAAAGCTGCAATTCCCTCACATGGTTACACGGTCTCGTGGCCCTCTCACTAGCTGGCTTTTATATATTTAGTACACATTAATCAGTGTACATGTCTATCATCAACAAGTAAACAAATTTACAGGAGtatttttcttataattttaatGTTGGGACTAGTTTATACGTACATCGATTGATTTTGAAGATTCAATTCAATCGTTCATTTATGGGAAACCCAATTTAAAACCGGAGTTTTTGTTCATTATAAATTGATCCTAAATGAGTCAACTTCTGTAAGTATTAATGTTTTgctaatatttaaaaaaaaaaaaagaaaaggaaaaatgacggccaatgacgtgtttagataattaatactcactaaggacattttcaatattaacaaatgttcttagcttgttcttggcgggtattaattatcaaaatacgtcctggaccgtcattttcccaaaaaaaaaaaactgattagTATAATATATGAGGTCACATATTCCTAATTCCTTTGGTTTTTTCCTGATTTCGTGATTCACATGGGAGCGTGTACACATTTTCGAAGACGACTAACGTCTACTCCACTTAAAACTGTTTTGTGAATGGTTAGGTTAGCAACTAAACTTTTTCTTAACTACGTTTGAATGGCAATCTGAAACTAATAAGTCagtaagtcacataatgcatgTGTGTATACGTACGTGAGCGCGAGTATgaaattgtttttcaaatatattttaaactGCTAAAATTCATGAGAATTAAGATTGAGTGGATAATGATAAAACGAAAATTAAGAACGAGAAAGCGGAGGAGGGTCTTACTAAAAGATTATGTGCCAAAGATTTGAGCACATATTTTGATGGCTCAAATAATAAATGCTCCACTTCTTTCGAAAGGTTATTGGAAGCTAACCCAGCAAAGTTGATGTCAATTTGAGCGCATGTAATTATCATACTGATCGATCTTGGGTTATTGCTCGTTAAAGTGCGTTTATTTAAAAGGTAATCAACTTTAACGCTAAAAGCAGAGACAACTTGATTAATTgtgagagagataaagagagagggtttttttCAACTACTACTATTAAAGTTTATTCAACGTTCGCTTTGGGTTTCTACACTGAGACCCCGTTCTGCTTTCtctaaaaatcttttttttcaaaaataaggtaattttaaacttaaatataacgaaaatgaaaataatttttcaatttttttgcaccatttaaaagatctcaatgagatctatcaaacaagatacatattggtaggaaaattatttgcgtaaacacatgatttttgactttgaaatttactttctttttgaaaaagtaactTTTTGAGAAAGTAGAACAACCTCTGAACTCCTTTCTATGCTCACAGTTCCTAATAatgtttcttttcaattattactctcattccTCGATCTAtctattttcacaaattatctcgaaaaaaactctctcaaaactcaaaccaaacaaaagttACGGTTAGTTTTGCGTAGTAAGGAAAAAGTGGGGTGCAAATGTGCAAAGGGAGTAGAGTTCCTTCCACTCAACGGTCGACATTAGGACCCTGTtcgatttggattttgagggagattttttagagtaatgagtAAAGAGAGACACATAGAGAAGATTTATTAAGAGACCGTGCTCAGAGATTTTAACTTTTGAGactccaaaacaaacaaacaaacaaagaaacgaAGTTTAAGTTAAACTTAGCAGTGAGGAAATATATACTCCTACCAAATTAATCTATACAAAACATCATTAACATATTCTCCTTATGTAGGAGTATGTATGTTTCAGTAAACCATCATGCATTCGTCTTTGGCCTTTGATGTTAACGAAAAGCctcaaaagaaaatgatattATTGAAATCTATTTCGTGGAAGTATTTTTATTTAGAGCTAATTtatcttatatatatacacacacacacacactatacTATCAATTCACTATCAAGCTTTAGTCAACTTTCATTTCTTCTGGCTCTGTACCAGTTGATACTTGACAATACTAGCTGGTGAAAATATAACTTT
It encodes:
- the LOC131326943 gene encoding DEAD-box ATP-dependent RNA helicase 17 isoform X2, encoding MILEFSGQMELLVYEILQKLLHRFHWIVPGYIMGGENRSKEKARLRKGISILVATPGRLLDHLKNTASFVYSNLRWIIFDEADMILELGFGKDIEEILELLGSRQNKSVSKEKQISKIAEFQRQNLLLSATLNDKVNNLAKISLENPIMIGLDDKTLQISPSLEGLKSFGSDVENELEDLEKIVRSSNDEYKLPVQLFQRYVKVPCGSRLVALLSILKSLFERESSYKIVVFFSTCNAVDFHYSLLSEFPSLSKMQSEAEVLQLFLKCKLFRLHGNMKHEDRRTTFQSFKTEKSALLLSTDVAARGLDFPKVRCIIQYDSPGEATEYVHRVGRTARLGERGDSLLFLQPVEMDYLQELEKHGVSLTEYPLLKVFDSFPLYSQKQKVKKFISVEMHPWVLNLQKTLESFVTAEPQRKKLAKDAFCSWVRAYTAHRGELKSIFMVKKLHLGHVARSFALKEQPSLVGQSFQIQSKKRKRDQNQKELSKKRKGARKS
- the LOC131326943 gene encoding DEAD-box ATP-dependent RNA helicase 17 isoform X1, coding for MEENKGKKAMSKAEASQVFASCSFSSLGLHPNLCDQLRDRMGFEAPTLIQAQAIPVILSGKHVLVNAATGTGKTVAYLAPIIHHLQEYDPRIQRSDGTFALVLVPTHELCMQVYEILQKLLHRFHWIVPGYIMGGENRSKEKARLRKGISILVATPGRLLDHLKNTASFVYSNLRWIIFDEADMILELGFGKDIEEILELLGSRQNKSVSKEKQISKIAEFQRQNLLLSATLNDKVNNLAKISLENPIMIGLDDKTLQISPSLEGLKSFGSDVENELEDLEKIVRSSNDEYKLPVQLFQRYVKVPCGSRLVALLSILKSLFERESSYKIVVFFSTCNAVDFHYSLLSEFPSLSKMQSEAEVLQLFLKCKLFRLHGNMKHEDRRTTFQSFKTEKSALLLSTDVAARGLDFPKVRCIIQYDSPGEATEYVHRVGRTARLGERGDSLLFLQPVEMDYLQELEKHGVSLTEYPLLKVFDSFPLYSQKQKVKKFISVEMHPWVLNLQKTLESFVTAEPQRKKLAKDAFCSWVRAYTAHRGELKSIFMVKKLHLGHVARSFALKEQPSLVGQSFQIQSKKRKRDQNQKELSKKRKGARKS